A section of the Rummeliibacillus pycnus genome encodes:
- a CDS encoding 2Fe-2S iron-sulfur cluster-binding protein, with translation MPYVTIFGGQTFEVEKGKKLVLALEDNGVNILHRCGGKARCTTCRVEIMAGDYLELTNKEKNALSNKGTGNHIIEDFLRLSCQIIVNDDITIRPILTVENSGQPVGPRPEE, from the coding sequence ATGCCATATGTCACTATATTTGGTGGACAGACTTTTGAAGTTGAAAAAGGGAAAAAATTAGTTTTAGCCCTGGAAGATAACGGAGTAAATATTCTTCATCGTTGTGGAGGAAAAGCACGCTGTACGACTTGTCGAGTTGAGATAATGGCTGGAGATTATTTAGAATTGACCAACAAAGAAAAGAATGCTTTGAGCAATAAAGGCACTGGTAATCATATAATTGAAGATTTTTTGCGTTTATCCTGTCAAATTATTGTGAATGATGATATTACAATACGACCAATTCTGACCGTGGAAAATTCTGGTCAACCAGTTGGACCAAGACCTGAAGAGTGA
- the cdaS gene encoding sporulation-specific diadenylate cyclase CdaS, with protein sequence MNDCNCDFTPMERVLKEDIRHVIDVLQNSLDEMGVGNDNYCLLGNFENVKDKFSAIELKAATFYLNCYLAPYTDKYPEISICAQKLSNKRHGGLIVIQREDSLSSLIQSGITINAELTHSLLESIFYPGNPLHDGAVLVNKNHIKSAANVLPLSNKSAGDKKLGTRHRAAIGLSERSDALVLVISEETGRVSFALRGELYPITI encoded by the coding sequence GTGAATGATTGTAATTGTGACTTTACACCGATGGAACGCGTATTAAAAGAGGATATTCGACATGTTATAGACGTATTACAGAATAGTTTAGATGAAATGGGAGTGGGGAATGACAACTATTGTCTTCTTGGCAATTTTGAAAATGTAAAAGACAAATTTAGTGCAATCGAACTTAAGGCTGCTACTTTCTATTTGAATTGTTATTTGGCCCCGTATACAGATAAATATCCAGAAATATCAATTTGTGCACAAAAATTATCAAATAAAAGACATGGTGGTTTAATCGTCATTCAAAGGGAAGATTCCCTGTCATCTTTAATACAATCAGGGATAACTATAAACGCCGAACTAACTCATTCCTTATTGGAATCCATTTTTTATCCTGGCAATCCATTACATGACGGGGCTGTTTTAGTCAATAAAAATCATATTAAATCTGCAGCAAATGTACTTCCACTTTCCAATAAATCTGCAGGTGATAAAAAGTTAGGTACGCGTCATCGAGCGGCCATCGGTTTATCTGAGCGAAGTGATGCACTGGTGCTAGTGATATCAGAGGAAACCGGTAGAGTATCATTTGCCTTAAGAGGCGAGCTTTACCCGATTACAATCTGA